One part of the Eubalaena glacialis isolate mEubGla1 chromosome 19, mEubGla1.1.hap2.+ XY, whole genome shotgun sequence genome encodes these proteins:
- the NARF gene encoding nuclear prelamin A recognition factor, which yields MKCEHCTRKECSKKTKTDDQENASVDVPSPAHENGEKGEFHKLADAKIFLSDCLACDSCVSAEEGVQVSQQNAKDFFRVLNLNKKCDTSKHKVLAVSVCPQSLPYFAAKFSLSVTDASRRLCGFLKSLGVHYVFDTTIAADFSILESQKEFVHRFRQHNEEEPTLPMLTSACPGWVRYAERVLGHPVTPHLCTAKSPQQIMGSLVKDYFARRQNLSPDKIFHVIVAPCYDKKLEALQEDVLTASRGSRGTDCVLTSGEITQMMEQSDLSVRDAALDTLFGDVKEEEVRRHDGASSDGYLAHIFRHAAKELFNEDVGEVTYRALRNRDFQEVTLEKSGEVLLRFAAAYGFRNIQNVVLKLKKGKFPYHFVEVLACAGGCLNGRGQAQTEDGCVDKALLQKMKGIYTDIPVRLPETSAHVQELYQEWLDGTDSPRVQEALHTAYQGPGHPANSRDIKW from the exons AAAGGAGAATTCCATAAATTGGCTGATGCCAAGATATTTCTGAGTGACTGCCTGGCCTGTGACAGCTGTGTGTCTGCAGAGGAAGgagtccaggtttcccagcagaACGCCAAGGACTTCTTCCGAGTTCTGAACCTTAACAAG AAATGTGATACCTCAAAGCACAAGGTGCTGGCAGTGTCGGTATGTCCTCAGTCTCTGCCTTATTTTGCTGCTAAATTCAGCCTCAGTGTGACTGATGCATCCAGAAGACTCTGTGGCTTCCTCAAAAGTCTTG GGGTGCATTATGTCTTCGATACAACAATCGCTGCAGATTTCAGCATCCTGGAGAGTCAAAAAGAATTTGTGCATCGATTCCGCCAGCACAATGAGGAAGAGCCCACGTTACCCAtgctgacctctgcctgtcctg GCTGGGTCCGATATGCTGAGCGGGTGCTAGGTCACCCtgtcaccccccacctctgcactgCCAAGTCTCCCCAGCAGATTATGGGATCCCTGGTGAAGGACTACTTTGCCAGACGGCAG AACCTGTCCCCAGACAAGATTTTCCATGTCATCGTGGCCCCTTGCTATGACAAGAAGCTGGAGGCCCTTCAGGAAGACGTTCTCACGGCCTCGAGGGGTTCCCGGGGCACTGACTGCGTGCTAACCTCAG GTGAAATCACTCAGATGATGGAACAAAGTGACCTCTCGGTGAGAGACGCTGCTCTGGACACTCT GTTTGGAGACGTGAAGGAAGAGGAGGTTAGGCGCCATGACGGAGCCAGCTCCGACGGATACCTGGCGCACATCTTCAGACACGCGGCCAAGGAGCTGTTCAACGAGGACGTGGGGGAGGTCACCTACCGCGCCCTGAG GAACAGAGACTTCCAGGAGGTCACCCTCGAGAAGAGCGGGGAGGTTCTCTTGCGCTTTGCTGCTGCTTATGGCTTTCGAAACATCCAGAACGTGGTCCTAAAGCTGAAGAAGGGCAAGTTCCCGTACCACTTTGTGGAGGTCCTCGCCTGTGCCGGGG GATGCCTTAACGGCAGAGGCCAAGCCCAGACCGAGGATGGGTGCGTGGACAAGGCCCTGCTGCAGAAGATGAAAGGCATCTACACTGACATCCCCGTGCGGCTCCCGGAGACGAGTGCCCATGTGCAGGAGCTGTACCAGGAGTGGCTGGATGGCACCGACTCCCCCCGAGTCCAGGAAGCCCTGCATACCGCATACCAGGGGCCAGGGCATCCTGCTAACAGCCGAGACATCAAGTGGTGA